TTCAGAATAGGAACAAACAGCGATATGGCGGTATTTCATCTGAATCAGATGGCGAAATAGTGAGAATATAATAAAAAGCGTTCTTGGGTGTGTTGAGAATTGAAAAGAATCGAGTATATTTGCATATAATCAATAGATTAAGAAGTTATGAGACGAACAGAAGTGATCGAACAAATCAAGGACATTATCCGTCATGTTGCTCCTACCGCTAAGACCATATTATATGGTTCTCAAGCGAGGAATGAGGCACGCAGTGACAGTGATATTGATTTACTCATCTTGCTTGATGGAGAGAAAATAACTTTGAAAGAGGAAGAGGCGATTACTTTACCCCTTTACGAACTTGAACTGAAAACCGGTATATCTATCAGTCCGATGGTTATGCTGAAAAAACTTTGGGAAAACCGTCCGTTCAAAACACCTTTTTATATTAATGTCACTAATGAAGGAATCGTATTATGAAAGATATTTTAGACGATGAATTACTAAAAGAATAAATTAGACTATTCAGACTCTGTAACTCTTTTCTCTTCTTAACTTGTTATATGTTTATCGATCTGATTATTGAAACGGAACAAACAGCGATATGGCGGTATTTCGTCTGAATCAGATGGCGAAATAGTACACACCAAAGTATCAATATCAGAAAATATAACTATATTTGTGGCGTATCTCCGCAAAGGAGCTACGCTTTTTTTATTTTGGAGATAGCGTTTTTATTATCTGCTCTCATAAATCTGGTAA
This sequence is a window from Bacteroides thetaiotaomicron VPI-5482. Protein-coding genes within it:
- a CDS encoding nucleotidyltransferase family protein, with the protein product MRRTEVIEQIKDIIRHVAPTAKTILYGSQARNEARSDSDIDLLILLDGEKITLKEEEAITLPLYELELKTGISISPMVMLKKLWENRPFKTPFYINVTNEGIVL